The following coding sequences are from one Dreissena polymorpha isolate Duluth1 chromosome 8, UMN_Dpol_1.0, whole genome shotgun sequence window:
- the LOC127841677 gene encoding uncharacterized protein LOC127841677 has translation MVFDKSTVCCYLLLVCSSVCMGWYLIMDYYMDDSWSSSFGQRCDMSIEDDSLYLNSHLNHLKIVDYSDNILCVTQLDAGKRIGALYKLKFKYFDLESSLNCTNDFLEIYDSDVDGMTGKEPIRRFCGSDAPNISGIPTQRYVVFRFKTDYTIGGDGFRILATRTLPYPCFDDYFHCKAENRCIDGRLKCDGTPHCDDDADEEGCSVLEKIFGPIIALGVSGLIGVGILIVLGCTGICVGVCVCTCCRKRCARLCCRSRGNVVTPSSGDELVAKKTAKTDQSVVEESALEAPERFDGPMSLVLVMADPTAARSPTPPNDNISPVVGQRPTSVTARSERSPTPAAQQ, from the exons ACTACATGGACGACAGCTGGTCGAGTTCATTTGGGCAGAGGTGTGACATGTCCATCGAGGACGACTCGCTGTACCTGAACTCCCACCTGAACCACCTGAAAATAGTAGATTATTCCGACAACATACTGTGCGTGACGCAGCTTGACGCAGGCAAACGCATTGGCGCATT GTACAAACTGAAATTTAAATACTTCGACTTGGAGTCGTCTTTGAACTGCACAAACGACTTCCTTGAGATCTACGACAGTGACGTAGATGGGATGACAGGGAAGGAACCCATCAGAAGGTTCTGCGGCTCCGACGCGCCTAACATATCCGGTATCCCCACCCAGAGGTACGTCGTGTTCCGCTTTAAGACGGACTACACCATCGGAGGGGACGGATTTCGTATCCTAGCAACTAGAACATTACCGT ACCCATGCTTTGATGACTACTTTCACTGCAAGGCGGAGAACCGGTGTATTGATGGGCGACTCAAGTGCGACGGCACACCGCACTGTGATGACGACGCCGACGAGGAAGGCTGCTCCG TGCTCGAGAAGATATTCGGTCCCATCATAGCGCTTGGTGTTTCCGGTCTTATCGGCGTTGGTATCTTGATCGTGCTCGGCTGCACGGGTATCTGTGTTGGCGTGTGCGTGTGCACGTGCTGCCGGAAGAGATGCGCGCGTTTGTGTTGCCGGTCGCGTGGAAACGTGGTAACGCCTTCCTCGGGAGACGAGCTGGTGGCGAAGAAAACAGCT aaaacggATCAGTCGGTTGTCGAAGAGTCTGCCCTAGAGGCGCCTGAACGTTTCGATGGACCAATGTCCCTTGTTTTGGTTATGGCGGACCCAACGGCCGCGCGATCGCCGACGCCACCAAATGATAACATCTCGCCGGTTGTTGGACAAAGGCCGACGTCAGTAACTGCTAGGAGCGAACGATCGCCGACCCCTGCAGCACAACAATAG